A single genomic interval of Kwoniella newhampshirensis strain CBS 13917 chromosome 12, whole genome shotgun sequence harbors:
- a CDS encoding eukaryotic translation initiation factor 5A-1, with protein MSEEEHHETFEAAGAGASKTFPMQCSALRKNGHVVIKGRPCKIIDMSTSKTGKHGHAKVHMVATDIFTGKKLEDISPSTHNMDVPNVMRREYQLLDIQDGFLNLMDGDGNSKDDVKVPETELGQQIETDFEAGKDLMVTIISAMDEEQAISYKEAPAGA; from the exons ATGTCCGAGGAGGAGCATCACGAGACTTTCGAGGCCGCCGGTGCCGGTGCCTCCAAGACCTTCCC CATGCAGTGTTCTGCTCTCAGGAAGAACGGTCACGTCGTCATCAAGGGTCGACCTTGTAAGATCATTGACATGTCCACTTCCAAGACTGGAAAGCACGGACACGCCAAGGTCCACATGGTCGCCACTGAC ATCTTCACCGGAAAGAAGCTCGAAGACATTTCTCCCTCTACCCACAACATGGATGTCCCTAACGTTATGAGGCGGGAGTACCAGCTCCTCGACATCCAGGAC GGTTTCCTCAACTTGATGGACGGTGACGGTAACTCCAAGGACGACGTCAAGGTCCCCGAGACCGAGCTTGGTCAGCAGATTGAGACTGACTTCGAGGCCGGCAAGGACCTCATggtcaccatcatctccgctATGG ACGAGGAGCAGGCTATCTCTTACAAGGAGGCTCCTGCCGGTGCTTAA
- a CDS encoding transcription and mRNA export factor SUS1, translating into MVSTTPDQPDEATMNAIRQRLIETGDWDRIQKLLRAQLEESGWADDLKDLAKEKARAQETPSLEGVVKAITESAQGMVGEGVRRDVMQEIEGILDREVDQA; encoded by the exons ATGGTCTCTACCACACCTGACCAGCCTGACGAGGCTACGATGAACGCCATCAGACAACGGTTGATAGAAACCGGCGACTGGGATCG GATACAAAAACTCCTTCGAGCTCAATTGGAGGAAAGTGGATGGGCGGACGATCTGAAAGACTTGGCAAAAG AGAAGGCGCGAGCGCAGGAAACACCAAGTTTAGAAGGCGTGGTCAAAGCCATCACGGAGAGtgctcaag GTATGGTAGGGGAAGGTGTGAGAAGGGATGTCATGCAGGAGATTGAGGGGATTTTGGACAGGGAGGTGGATCAGGCATAG
- a CDS encoding 3-deoxy-7-phosphoheptulonate synthase, which produces MQSATPSPDRNRPLDDRKVTGYDPLIPPALLRHDLPVPAVASRTISSARRTTASIVQGTDPLARLLVIVGPCSIHDVDQAKEYASRLRKGVQAGRWPGLEVVMRVYFEKPRTTVGWKGLINDPDIDGSFKINKGLRIARQLLCDINEMGMPVGCELLDTISPQFIADLITWGAIGARTTESQLHRELASGASFPIGFKNGTDGSVSVAIDAMQSAAHPHHFMGINSQGMASIVKTSGNRDCHVILRGGSGGPNYATEHVQKALSTMRSKDADKHAAIMVDCSHGNSSKNHLNQPKVAADLAEQIAKGEDGIVGIMFESNLKGGKQSSDKGRENLEYGVSITDACVDWEMTVDMLDNLNQASLARKAILEAREVNGNGHINGDAPAVKRLKADE; this is translated from the exons ATGCAGTCTGCCACTCCCTCACCTGACAGAAACAGACCCTTGGATGACCGAAAGGTCACtggt TATGACCCCCTGATCCCTCCTGCTTTGCTTCGACACGATCTGCCCGTCCCAGCGGTCGCGAGCAGAACCATCTCTTCGGCTCGACGCACGACAGCTTCCATCGTCCAGGGCACTGACCCCCTCGCACGTTTGTTGGTGATTGTCGGACCTTGCAGCATTCACGATGTCGACCAAGCGAAGGAGTACGCCTCAAGATTGAGGAAGGGGGTGCAAGCGGGCAGGTGGCCAGGATTGGAAGTGGTCATGAGGGTCTACTT CGAAAAGCCAAGAACGACAGTGGGCTGGAAGGGTCTGATCAATGATCCTGATATCGATGGATCGTTCAAGATCAACAAGGGTTTGAGAATCGCAAGACAATTGCTTTGTGACATCAACGAGATGGGAATGCCGGTCGGTTGTGAGCTTCTCGACACCATTTC CCCTCAGTTCATCGCCGACCTCATCACTTGGGGTGCTATCGGTGCACGAACTACCGAATCTCAACTGCATCGAGAACTCGCCTCCGGTGCTTCCTTCCCCATCGGTTTCAAGAACGGAACAGATGGTTCCGTCAGTGTCGCTATCGACGCCATGCAGTCCGCcgctcaccctcatcacTTCATGGGTATCAACAGCCAAGGCATGGCCAGTATCGTCAAGACATCCGGTAACAGAGACTGTCACGTCATTCtgagaggtggaagcggCGGACCCAACTACGC CACCGAACACGTCCAGAAAGCCTTGTCAACAATGCGAAGCAAGGATGCCGACAAGCACGCCGCTATCATGGTTGACTGTTCTCACGGAAACTCGTCAAAGAACCACCTCAACCAGCCTAAGGTCGCTGCCGACCTTGCTGAGCAGATCGCCAAgggtgaagatgggatTGTCGGAATCAT GTTCGAGAGCAATTTGAAGGGCGGAAAGCAAAGCAGTGACAAGGGACGAGAGAACCTCGAGTACGGAGTCTCCATCACCGACGCCTGTGTCGACTGGGAGATGACCGTGGACATGCTGGATAACCTCAACCAG GCCTCTCTCGCACGAAAAGCCATACTTGAGGCTCGTGAAGTCAACGGAAATGGCCACATCAACGGCGACGCCCCTGCTGTCAAGAGACTCAAGGCGGACGAGTAA
- a CDS encoding cysteine desulfurase IscS, producing MNPIRPLLRTCHLRSSIASTSSVAARIQRRTLVTPTHPRSATVSNVTVERVREDPGEQLDGGDVVANEAESGREMFGFKLNPVATKTGGNAKSEGRPIYLDMQATTPMDPRVLDKMLPFFTEQYGNPHSRTHAYGWEAEEAVDEARDRVAKLVGAQAKDIVFTSGATESNNMLIKGIAKFHQAKRKHIITTQTEHKCVLDSCRWLSTQGFEVTYLPVLPNGLISLSDLRAALRPDTSVVSIMAVNNEIGVIQPLAEISQSLKDYAKENKCPKALFHTDAAQAVGKIEIDVEKMGIDAMSISGHKIYGPKGVGAAYVRRRPRVRIEPLIHGGGQERGLRSGTVPAPLVVGFGEACRIAKEEMARDHKRISELSERLITGITSQVEQIVRNGDPSGYPGCVNLSFSYVEGESLLMALKDIALSSGSACTSASLEPSYVLRALGAAEDMAHSSLRFGIGRFTTEAEIDLVVERIVQVVTKLRDMSPLWEMVQEGIDITKIEWSQ from the exons ATGAACCCCATTCGACCCCTCCTCCGAActtgtcatcttcgatcttccatcgcctccacctcgtctgTCGCCGCTCGAATACAGAGACGTACTCTGGTcactcccactcacccgagGAGTGCTACAGTATCGAACGTCACTGTCGAGCGAGTCCGAGAGGATCCTGGAGAACAACTCGATGGCGGAGATGTGGTAGCGAACGAAGCAGAGagcggaagag AAATGTTTGGCTTCAAGCTGAACCCGGTCGCAACAAAGACTGGAGGTAACGCCAAGTCAGAAGGCAGACCGATCTACCTTGATATGCAAGCGACTACACCGATGGACCCTCGTGTGCTCGACAAGATGCTTCCATTCTTCACCGAACAATATGGTAACCCACACTCCAGAACACACGCTTACGGTTgggaggcggaggaagcTGTGGACGAGGCGAGAGATCGGGTAGCCAAATTGGTCGGCGCACAAGCAAAAGACATTGTGTTCACAAGTGGCGCGACGGAGAGTAACAACATGTTGATCAAGGGAATCGCAAAATTCCACCAAGCGAAGAGAAAGCACATCATTACTACCCAGACT GAACACAAGTGTGTCCTCGATTCGTGCCGATGGCTTTCTACCCAAGGATTCGAGGTCACCTATCTCCCCGTCCTCCCCAACGGTCTCATATCCCTCTCCGACCTTCGTGCGGCTCTTCGTCCCGACACATCCGTAGTCTCCATCATGGCCGTTAACAACGAGATTGGGGTCATTCAACCACTCGCTGAGATCTCACAATCACTCAAAGATTACGCCAAGGAGAACAAGTGTCCAAAGGCGCTCTTCCACACCGACGCCGCTCAAGCTGTTGGAAAGATTGAGATCGAcgttgagaagatgggtATTGATGCGATGAGTATTTCTGGGCACAAGATATACGGTCCTAAGGGTGTTGGTGCCGCCTACGTTCGAAGACGTCCAAGAGTCAGGATTGAGCCTTTGATCCATGGCGGTGGTCAGGAAAGAGGTTTGAGAAGTGGAACCGTCCCCGCGCCTCTTGTCGTGGGTTTCGGAGAGGCATGCCGAATTgccaaggaggagatggctAGAGATCACAAGAGGATTTCCGAGTTGTCAGAGCGACTGATCACCGGTATCACTTCGCAAGTGGAGCAGATTGTTCGAAACGGTGATCCTAGCGGATACCCAGGTTGTGTCAACCTTTCTTTCTCATACGTTGAGGGTGAATCGCTTCTCATGGCATTGAAG GATATCGCTCTTTCATCCGGTTCAGCTTGTACTTCCGCGTCACTTGAACCTTCCTACGTTCTCCGAGCGTTAGGTGCTGCTGAGGACATGGCTCACTCGTCTCTTCGATTTGGTATCGGACGATTCACGACGGAAGCGGAGATCGATCTTGTCGTCGAGCGAATCGTGCAAGTTGTCACCAAACTGAGAGACATGAGTCCGCTTTGGGAGATGGTACAAGAGGGTATCGACATTACCAAAATTGAGTGGAGCCAGTGA